AGTCCAAATGTCCAAAAAGCCTATAGACAACCCAAAAAATTCCaggattcatatatatatgcacgcaTTTAAAGTCTTTATTTTTAGTCTGGAtgagagaattcatatatatatatatatatatatatatatatatatatatatatatatatatatatgaaagatATAATATATGTGGAAGCCAATAAATTCAAGAATAAGTGGAATACTCAAGAGATGCTAGCGAATTCCAAGCATTAGGGGACATCTGGTTGTCATAGACCACACCAGGGCTTTCATGGTTGTGCTTTCCCTCATATGCTGTTATCACATAACTTGAGTCTTCTCTGTCcctctccaccttcttcttcacaTTACATCCTCCAACTACACATTTATAGTAATTCCTGCGCAATTTAAGTATAATctcaaattcatgtcatcatgCACATTAAAGACTGTAAAGCAGCGTtgcaaaagaaggaaaatgaatTTATACAGTATACACTATAAATTCCAATTTGAAAGGCcaatcaaaacacaaacaaaaatgttaaggatctcACTGTTTTTTGTCTCAAATCCGAAATCGTGGACTCTAtgtgattcatatgaaatcgtgtgtgtctatctcaatatttggtatagttaggacaaaaaatattgaaatccGTAAGAccgttgaaacttgaaacacaAATCTGCGGGCACTACTATCGATGGTTGGAAATCTAAGTCGCGGATTTAATGTACATATATGGCATGGTTGAGAAAAATAAGAGCAAGAATATCCTAATTAACATTCAGTATTTGAGTGTGATGCGGGGTTtgcatacacacacatagataTGAAGCTTTCTCACATGCGGATCATTTTTATAGACTTAGCTTCACCAAACTATAGAATAGCCTGTATTTGTTGAAATTCACATCCTAAACACATTAAAAATATTACTCATTCTAGCTAGGAACCTACacagatttgttcttcatgagttGTTATCATTGGTTCTCAACCCTATAAAAATGCGTCTTCAATGTGAGAAtagttgaattttacttataaactacttgactgggttatgccagacTAATGTGGAAGTTTATTCTTGGTAGTATGAATAGTATTGATACAagcattgttattattattattttttaaaaaaacaacaagaaagaaagaaataaatattttcaagaaattttaaataattaagcAATATATATGTTTCCCAAAATTAGTATCTTTAAGCATTCACTATAATATATGCATAAAAAAGATGATAGAAATCAAAGGCATATATGTCCTTACCTTGGGTTGGGATTGTTCTTGATAGACTTCTTTCCATACTTTCTCCATTTATACCCATCTTCCATCACTTCCAGCTGCGATTTAGTCCTAAATGCAATCCTCTGTGTCTCTTCCGTCTTGTTCTTGTTCCTGCGATTCCAAAAAAGGAATACGATCTACATCTCAATTCTTACATGCGAATCAAACAAACGAAAGCCGATTCAtcgatcaatatatatatacatataaatatagatatagatatatagcgAATCACTTGCATGGTTGTATCTCTTAATGTTGCAACACTATGCTCCGTTGAGCTGCCCCCGACGTGCTCGGATGACACCATACTCGACAGCGAAGAATGATCATCCTTGAATACATGGTCGATATATTCTGAGAACTCGAAGTCCGACGACGATGATGGATCGTCGAATGGACTGCTGAAATGAGTGAaactagggttagggttttgatgAGGAGGTTCCATTGACTGAAACCAGCTGGAAATGTAAGGGGCCGGGGAATAAAtatcaagacatgtgctaccttTATAATGCGAATGAGgctcctttttatttatttatttatttttctttctttctttcttactttcttttGTCTTGtgtgtttaattttcttttaaacttGTTCCTTCCTACACACTTTCCTGAAGCTATAAAAGCAAGGTCatctgataaaaaaataaaataaaataagaggaAGGTCACTTTGTGGTGCCAAATTGCTTCATTTAATGTGCTTCCAGCCTCCAGGAGACAATTCGGGCCCACGTTGAGACTCCTTACGGTCATCAAAAATGATACTGATTCGAAGGTTTTTTACATCTCAAATGTTGAACTCTGAGAAATCATCGACTCCGCGTGCAATACGTATGAAATGTGTgtccatctcaatatttaaAATAGCTTAGATAAAAAATACTAAGATTCATAAGattgttgtttatatatatatggttataTGTTATACATAGTAACGGGCATCTAAGCTATAATTCTATTATCCTCACCAATCCTACTATTGGTCCGTCCCATCAAGTTTATATTTCCTAAATAACACAATTACTCTTTcttgttaaaaaaaagtatttttggcttttcttataatgtgtttggattaagggatttggggaaaaaaagagaaccaaaaggaaggaagagaatgggaggtaaaatatttttctctctcatgtttgtttggatagataaaaaaagaaaaagaacggaaataaaattagtttaatttattaatttatctttttttttatattaaagtaCTATGTACAaagtaaaataggtttttaacttagaaataacttaattagccCTCCCTTCTTTCTAAATGATCTCATTTTGGAGAGAAtagtttaatgaaatcttcccctcaattctcttcaaatcgctccccttaatttttttctaaactatccaaatacgaaaattagaaggaaactctgttccttttcttttccctttcccccaaattcctcaatccaaaGACACTCTAAGCTCTCAATTATTTTGATCAACCACTCTCTCTAACTTTTTAGTAAGTTGCAAAGTGCAAACTTAGAAAGAGTGGCTAATTGCACATGAGGGAAAGGGATGGGAAATTGTACACCTTGACTTTTCGTAGTTTAGTAATATTTAAATAGTTAAGTGATATTTGATAGATTTTTAAGTAATCTCAtgcttctcttcctttctttcccTCAGTCAGCGAGACTCTACTTTAGTCTAAATATCTTGGTCTCGAGCCCTAAATCCTCAATCGACATCTGTAGTCGCAGCCTACACTGCATGTTTGTCTTTGCACTATGACTCTTCTCTTGGTTAAACTTTTATCTTGTTATGAGATTCTCTGGTATTGATTTCCTGGAACTAAAATGACTAAGTAATCTTgcttaaaaaattattgatacgACAACACTTAGCGTATACACAATGATTTATAGACTTCTAAGTTTGATATTGATTCTCGAATTATAACTGTTACAGTAAAGAGAGCATTTTTTACGATGAAGATTGTTAAGAATCAGATTTGGAATAAAATGAACGATCAATGGTTAAATGATAATTTAGTTGTCTacattgagaaatatatttttgatactATTCTAAAAGAGGTTGTCATgaaatgattttaaaaaaagtgaaaaatcaTTGTGgacatttataaattaattttctatTATTACTTATTGCTACaatcttttgattttttaatatGTGGGTAAGATGAGTGGTATCCAAGAAATAACTAGGAAATCCCTTTGAAAGTAAAAACATATAATTTGTGTAGGTGTTGAAGGTGATGTGAGAAAGTTCTAGGAAAAAAAACCTCGATATTGAGATTATACACATAGGGTCACTGGATGGTTGACTTGCTTGACTCTAGTAGAAAAGAATGTATACTTTTCATGAGACATTGAGAAATGTACCAATCTTTGGTTCATTACCAGGAACTGAATTATATTGAATTGACCAGGCACTGGATTTTACTTTGTTCAGCCAATCTTGCCTACTTCTACGGACAAGAAGGTCATCAAATCAAATCGATAGAAATTTCTCTTGAAGTTTCTATGAGAAAGTTCTAGGAAAAAGAAACTCCAATCAACAAGACGCAAACCCAATCCGTACTGGGCAGAACTAGATGAAATCTGGAAAGCCATGGAAGCATCATATTGTTATTACAGCAAATCAACAGCCCCTTTTGACTCGCTCCACGAGAAAATGAGGCTAAAATAAGAGAGGAATTTTTTTATGGGGGGATAATCTTTTTGTATCAATATTAACTTTCCTATCTTCAGAGGTTGACCGTTTTGATCCATAATGGATATTCCAATCTTCGTTAGTCTTGTAGAAGGATAGAAACTTCAATATCAAAGCCATAATTATCACAGAATTTCGATACTCTTTGATTTCCTGTAATTAAGAattgaagtcatgccatttaaGGAAAGCAGAACAAAAGAAGCCCCATAAAGAGGAGAGATTAAAGAACACCAACTGAAACATTGATTCCCATCCAATAGCTACAAGAAGCCTTGAGAGGGAGACCTAAGAAAATCATCTGACAACActgactcctttttttttttgataaatcagaaTTTATTAGAAAGAATAGAAATTACATAGGATAGCAAGTACTGGTACATTAATCCATTGTGAGGGTGAGGCTTTAGTAATAAGGAAGACCAAGGGTTTAGGTATTTCCCTCAAGGCCTCTTGTAGGTATCTTCTACCATGAGGAGCCAATATTCTGAATTGTTCTTAACACTGAATACTACAAGTCTTTGATCAAGCTCCTCTTTTTGTTGATATGTATACAGCAACAATTCTTTGATCAAGCTCCTCTTTTTGTTGATATGTATACAGCAACAATTCTTTGATCAAGCTCCCAAGCTCTCTTCAGTTTCTTTTCCTGTCCAGggcctaaactttttttttgaattcactcgcatggtgtttcaaaattctctctctctctctctctctctatatatatatatatatatatatatataaataatgttaaACTCAAAAAAAGCCATACAAATATAATGGGTCAAGTCCAAATGTTCAAGAAGCCTATGAGGACAACCCAAAAAATTGCAggattcatatatatacatgcacataTTTTAAGTCTTTATTTTAAATTCGCACGAGagaatttatatacatatatattacatatgtaAAGGGTATATAATATATGTGGAAGCCAATAAATTCAAGAATAAGAGGAAGCCTGAAGAGATGCTGGAGAATTCCAAGCATTGGGGGACATCTGGTTGTCATAGACCACACCAGGGCTTTCATGGCTGTCCTTTCCCTCATATGGTGTTATCACATAACTTGAGTCTTCTCTGGCCCTCTCCACCCTCTTCTTCGCATGGCATCCCCCAACTACACATTTATAGAAATTCCTGCCAAGGTTGTAAATACTATTTAACTATAATctcaaattcatgtcatcatgCATATTAAAAACTTTGAAGCGGCCTtgcaaaagaaggaaaatgaatTTATA
This genomic stretch from Tripterygium wilfordii isolate XIE 37 chromosome 22, ASM1340144v1, whole genome shotgun sequence harbors:
- the LOC119990417 gene encoding probable WRKY transcription factor 51, whose protein sequence is MEDGYKWRKYGKKSIKNNPNPRNYYKCVVGGCNVKKKVERDREDSSYVITAYEGKHNHESPGVVYDNQMSPNAWNSLASLEYSTYS